From the genome of Candidatus Saccharimonadales bacterium, one region includes:
- a CDS encoding IS1595 family transposase — protein MEAFNLIQFYNSFATEEQCQKFLFEQRWSEGVICPKCGEIDVKYYKLASGRMKCASCRSPFTVRMGSIFEESPVPLQKWFLAIYLCTSLKKGVSSIQLSKYIGVTQKTAWFMLQRIRHVFESGSFEKLSGEVEMDEAYIGGADKNKHHSKKLKTLTGKGAQGFGSKNSKTPIVGMVERGGKLRAVATKDTGRIFSTS, from the coding sequence ATGGAAGCATTCAATCTCATTCAGTTCTACAATTCATTCGCCACGGAAGAACAGTGCCAAAAGTTCCTATTTGAGCAGCGGTGGTCTGAGGGTGTCATTTGCCCTAAATGCGGTGAGATTGACGTTAAGTACTATAAACTGGCGAGCGGCCGCATGAAGTGTGCAAGCTGTCGCAGCCCATTTACCGTCCGTATGGGCAGTATCTTTGAAGAAAGTCCTGTGCCGCTTCAAAAATGGTTCTTGGCGATTTATCTATGCACCAGCCTCAAAAAAGGCGTGTCTTCCATTCAGCTTAGTAAGTATATCGGCGTTACTCAAAAGACAGCTTGGTTCATGCTCCAACGCATCCGTCACGTATTTGAAAGCGGTAGTTTTGAAAAACTATCCGGCGAGGTCGAAATGGATGAAGCATATATAGGCGGTGCGGACAAAAACAAGCACCATAGCAAGAAGCTCAAAACCCTCACTGGCAAAGGTGCGCAAGGCTTTGGCAGCAAGAATAGCAAGACGCCTATTGTTGGCATGGTTGAGCGTGGCGGTAAGCTCCGAGCAGTTGCCACAAAAGACACGGGTAGAATTTTCTCAACGAGCTAA
- a CDS encoding JAB domain-containing protein, with protein sequence MDRTKPFTTVEDILLHLKFIRTKKQEYILCLSLDSGNRLITRRVVTIGTLTSSLVHPREVFAGPLKDRAASVIVAHNHPSGDPHPSRKDIEATQQLVAGGILLGIPLHDHIIVSKEGHYSFRSSHML encoded by the coding sequence ATGGACAGGACTAAGCCATTCACTACAGTCGAGGATATTCTACTGCATCTCAAGTTTATTCGTACCAAAAAGCAGGAGTATATTCTCTGCCTATCCCTGGATAGCGGAAATCGCCTCATAACTCGTCGAGTAGTGACGATTGGCACGCTTACATCATCACTTGTACATCCGCGTGAAGTATTCGCTGGCCCGCTGAAAGATCGGGCAGCTAGCGTGATTGTGGCACATAATCATCCATCCGGCGACCCTCATCCGAGTCGTAAGGACATTGAGGCTACGCAACAGTTAGTGGCGGGTGGGATCTTGCTGGGCATTCCGCTACATGACCATATTATTGTGAGTAAGGAGGGTCATTATAGTTTTAGAAGCAGTCATATGCTTTGA
- the polA gene encoding DNA polymerase I: MKRLVLIDGKSVFYRGYYAMPGLSLKDGTPTGGVYGFASLALEVIKKLNPDYVAVAWDKRGTNIRKRKEIYPGYKAGRKPAPPDFYEQIPLLYELLAAFNWPLYELDDYEADDIMGTLAKKAAEKNIEACLITGDLDLLQTVGPLTHVYALKKGFSEIDQYDPAYFEQKYGIGVKQFLDLKSLKGDSSDNIPGVPGIGEKTAIQLLQDYETLDGVYDHLDDIKPSVAKKLEAGKESAYLSQKVAEIWLDAPIDLDTKTMDTHNVDVAKVTSLLKRFEFHSLLRRLPKHMQDTGQGSLFDIAEAPSAAESLDTVPWPKEVKLDSKTPILVHLYDSEVWLSTDKKTVALSSLETVAPELWHSLETAKVVTYDAKAMYHAAHSQGVEIRFRDVHDLRQGAFLLDPLGRDRSVSGLAGEELNEADAGQVTAALWHVYDQQLAGFKDEPSVAKVAHEMDFPLTYMLYRMESRGIKIDKDLLRTMSQELGDEHKKLEQEMYAMAGYEFNIGSPAQLSEVLFTKLQLPTAGIKKGKTGYSTGQKELDKLRGQHPIIELIERTRELAKLKNTYVDTLPEQADKASRLHTDFRQDVAATGRLSSNNPNLQNIPVRSDLGRRIREAFVPKEGNVFVSADYSQFELRLAAVLANDEQLIADFNGDLDIHAKTASDVYGVPLDKVTKDQRRAAKVINFGIMYGMSPHGLSAAANMTFIEAKEFIDEYFKLRAPIRKYIDDTLKKADEEGYVETLFGRRRPTPDVKSSNFMVREGAKRAAANMPIQGTEADLMKMAMLKVDETIGDLGEQVLQVHDSILVECPEDNAKKIAALLKDTMENIYPDLKVKLKVDVSTGKNWGEL, encoded by the coding sequence ATGAAACGTCTTGTTCTTATTGATGGAAAATCTGTTTTTTACCGTGGTTATTATGCAATGCCGGGCCTGAGCTTGAAGGATGGAACACCGACTGGTGGTGTCTATGGTTTTGCCAGCCTTGCCTTGGAAGTCATTAAAAAGCTTAATCCAGATTATGTTGCGGTCGCCTGGGACAAACGCGGTACGAATATTCGTAAGCGTAAAGAGATTTACCCAGGTTACAAAGCAGGGCGAAAGCCGGCACCGCCTGATTTTTACGAACAAATTCCGCTGCTTTACGAGTTACTCGCTGCCTTTAATTGGCCGCTATATGAGCTTGATGATTACGAAGCCGACGATATTATGGGAACACTTGCTAAAAAAGCGGCAGAAAAAAATATTGAAGCCTGCCTGATTACGGGTGATCTCGACCTGCTCCAGACGGTCGGGCCTCTTACGCATGTTTATGCGCTGAAGAAGGGCTTTAGTGAAATCGATCAGTATGATCCGGCATATTTTGAACAAAAATACGGTATAGGGGTAAAACAATTCCTCGATCTCAAGTCGCTAAAGGGAGATAGTAGTGATAATATCCCAGGTGTGCCAGGTATCGGCGAAAAGACGGCGATTCAACTCTTACAAGATTATGAAACACTCGATGGGGTATATGATCACCTTGATGATATCAAGCCATCGGTAGCAAAAAAGCTTGAAGCTGGGAAAGAGTCGGCCTACTTAAGCCAGAAAGTAGCTGAGATCTGGCTCGACGCGCCCATCGATCTCGATACCAAAACGATGGATACGCATAATGTTGATGTTGCAAAGGTAACGTCATTATTAAAACGTTTTGAGTTCCATTCGCTCCTTCGTCGCTTGCCAAAACACATGCAAGATACGGGGCAAGGGAGTTTATTTGATATCGCTGAAGCGCCCAGCGCTGCTGAAAGTCTTGATACCGTGCCGTGGCCAAAAGAAGTGAAGCTGGATAGTAAAACCCCTATCCTGGTTCATTTGTATGATAGCGAGGTATGGCTCTCTACAGATAAAAAAACCGTGGCACTTTCTTCTCTTGAGACAGTGGCGCCCGAGCTATGGCATAGTCTGGAAACTGCCAAAGTGGTAACCTACGACGCAAAAGCGATGTATCATGCGGCGCATAGCCAGGGCGTGGAAATTCGTTTTCGTGATGTGCACGATTTGCGCCAAGGGGCATTTTTACTTGACCCTCTCGGTCGTGACCGATCCGTCTCTGGTCTTGCTGGCGAAGAGCTAAACGAGGCGGATGCGGGGCAGGTAACAGCAGCACTCTGGCATGTGTATGATCAGCAACTTGCTGGCTTTAAGGACGAGCCAAGTGTTGCCAAAGTGGCTCACGAAATGGATTTCCCCCTCACGTACATGCTATACCGCATGGAATCTCGTGGTATAAAAATCGATAAGGATCTTCTTCGTACTATGAGCCAAGAACTTGGTGACGAGCATAAAAAACTCGAACAAGAAATGTATGCAATGGCAGGATACGAATTTAATATTGGCAGCCCAGCTCAGCTTTCCGAAGTATTATTCACCAAATTACAGTTACCAACAGCTGGTATTAAAAAAGGGAAAACAGGTTATAGTACCGGTCAGAAAGAGCTTGATAAACTGCGTGGGCAGCATCCAATCATCGAACTTATCGAGCGCACACGTGAGCTTGCCAAGCTAAAGAACACATATGTCGATACGCTCCCTGAGCAAGCAGATAAGGCATCTCGTCTTCATACCGATTTCCGCCAAGACGTAGCAGCAACGGGCAGGCTTTCGAGTAATAATCCTAATTTGCAAAATATTCCGGTAAGGAGTGACCTAGGGCGGCGCATTCGTGAGGCATTTGTGCCCAAAGAGGGTAATGTATTTGTGAGTGCCGATTATTCTCAATTTGAATTGCGGCTTGCGGCTGTACTGGCAAATGACGAGCAGTTGATCGCTGATTTCAACGGTGATCTGGATATTCATGCAAAAACAGCGAGTGATGTGTACGGTGTACCGCTTGATAAGGTGACGAAAGATCAGCGCCGGGCAGCAAAGGTGATCAATTTTGGTATCATGTACGGCATGAGTCCGCACGGGCTTTCGGCGGCAGCGAATATGACATTCATTGAGGCCAAGGAGTTTATTGATGAGTACTTCAAATTGCGTGCGCCGATCCGCAAATATATTGATGACACCCTGAAAAAAGCCGATGAAGAAGGATATGTGGAGACGCTGTTTGGCCGCCGACGTCCTACACCGGATGTAAAGAGTTCTAACTTTATGGTGCGTGAAGGGGCCAAGCGCGCCGCGGCTAATATGCCGATCCAGGGGACCGAAGCCGATTTGATGAAGATGGCAATGCTGAAAGTTGATGAGACAATTGGCGATTTGGGCGAGCAAGTATTGCAAGTTCATGACAGTATTCTTGTGGAATGCCCCGAAGATAATGCCAAAAAGATAGCCGCACTCTTGAAGGATACGATGGAAAATATCTACCCTGATCTCAAGGTAAAATTAAAAGTCGATGTCTCGACTGGTAAAAACTGGGGCGAATTGTAA
- the holA gene encoding DNA polymerase III subunit delta, whose translation MISLIVGENSFENERIVMRIIADFDGTAERVDGETLEVKQLPDLLMGMSLFASKRLVIIKNMAVNKALWNDFEAWLSRVSDDVHLVLVDAKPDKRTKTYKLLQKVATVHESQVWSERDTGKAETWVVQEAGALGSSLDKKSAHALVAWVGVDQWALWQALQKLQFLDTITPELIREIIEPNETENAFRLFEAALKGNAQEVKEMLRVLQKQEDPYRLFGLVSGQSFQLLALAFGEVPDAVVASDLGVHPFVISKLSQPAKRLSSRGGKEILAHFAEADADMKTSVAEPWLLLERALLKVAKTAQ comes from the coding sequence ATGATAAGTCTTATCGTAGGTGAAAATAGCTTTGAAAACGAACGCATAGTGATGCGCATCATTGCTGACTTTGACGGTACGGCCGAGAGGGTGGACGGCGAAACATTGGAAGTAAAGCAGTTGCCAGATCTTCTTATGGGCATGTCATTATTTGCTAGTAAACGCCTTGTCATTATAAAAAATATGGCAGTTAATAAAGCGCTATGGAATGATTTTGAAGCGTGGCTTTCCCGGGTGAGCGATGACGTTCATTTGGTACTCGTTGACGCCAAACCAGATAAGCGCACGAAAACGTACAAATTACTTCAAAAAGTTGCAACCGTCCATGAATCGCAAGTATGGTCGGAACGTGACACGGGTAAGGCCGAGACTTGGGTGGTACAAGAAGCTGGGGCCTTAGGAAGCTCTTTAGATAAGAAAAGTGCACATGCACTTGTGGCATGGGTGGGAGTCGATCAGTGGGCATTATGGCAGGCATTACAAAAACTACAATTTCTCGATACGATTACGCCGGAACTAATCAGGGAAATAATAGAGCCGAACGAAACGGAAAACGCCTTTCGCCTTTTTGAAGCGGCTTTAAAAGGTAATGCACAGGAAGTAAAGGAAATGCTTCGTGTCCTTCAAAAACAAGAAGATCCCTATCGACTGTTTGGGCTGGTGAGTGGGCAGAGTTTTCAGCTGCTTGCCTTAGCATTTGGCGAAGTCCCTGATGCGGTAGTGGCTTCTGACTTGGGTGTCCATCCTTTTGTCATCTCAAAGTTAAGTCAACCCGCCAAGCGCCTTAGTAGTCGTGGAGGTAAAGAAATTCTGGCGCATTTCGCTGAAGCTGATGCCGATATGAAAACATCGGTTGCTGAACCTTGGTTGCTTCTTGAACGCGCGCTTTTGAAGGTAGCAAAAACAGCCCAATAG
- a CDS encoding HIT domain-containing protein, which translates to MLSECVFCREVEGQSSSIFKRSADGLWAARWDPYPALPGHAEVIPVRHVNMFMDLSPDELKGKELFVREVMGAIARIEPADLYEEMLSRMYGGADPMSRLLIETAHFKSPRGSFVIDGWTLAVNDGEAAGRTVGHFHQHIIPRKEGDVVNSRGGFRRMFADDPYCQQ; encoded by the coding sequence ATGTTGAGTGAGTGTGTTTTCTGCCGCGAAGTTGAAGGACAATCTTCCTCGATCTTCAAACGCAGTGCAGATGGCCTATGGGCGGCCCGATGGGATCCATACCCTGCGCTTCCAGGGCATGCCGAAGTCATTCCTGTTCGTCATGTGAATATGTTTATGGACCTAAGCCCTGATGAACTGAAAGGTAAGGAGCTCTTTGTTCGCGAAGTAATGGGGGCTATCGCTAGAATTGAACCGGCTGATCTATATGAAGAGATGCTGAGTAGGATGTATGGCGGAGCAGACCCCATGTCAAGGTTACTGATCGAGACGGCGCATTTTAAGTCTCCTCGGGGTAGTTTCGTGATCGATGGCTGGACACTTGCTGTGAATGACGGCGAAGCAGCTGGCCGCACGGTGGGGCATTTTCATCAGCATATTATCCCCCGCAAGGAAGGTGACGTGGTGAACTCTCGAGGGGGTTTCCGCCGGATGTTCGCGGACGATCCGTACTGTCAGCAATAA
- a CDS encoding helix-turn-helix transcriptional regulator encodes MTKPVVKKFGKRVRQLRLERGLTQEALGNKCDLDLTYIGRIERGEQNSSLIVIGAIAKGLGVSLEELFKGL; translated from the coding sequence ATGACAAAGCCCGTTGTAAAAAAGTTTGGCAAAAGAGTGCGTCAGCTCCGATTAGAGCGTGGCCTTACACAAGAAGCGCTTGGCAATAAGTGTGATCTCGACCTGACTTATATTGGCCGAATTGAGCGCGGCGAGCAAAATAGCTCGCTTATTGTTATAGGGGCAATTGCTAAAGGGCTTGGCGTTTCGTTAGAGGAGCTGTTTAAAGGATTGTGA
- a CDS encoding PPC domain-containing DNA-binding protein has product MIHTFRLKPGADLKTEIENFVKANNIQAGFIVTCVGGLSQACMRMAGALPDKQDIRTYEGDFEITSLVGTVSVNGVHLHMAVSDKDGHSFGGHLKEGTIIHPTAEIVIGEDESVTYTRELDEETGFPELVVRTNK; this is encoded by the coding sequence ATGATACATACTTTCCGCCTCAAACCCGGCGCTGATCTTAAAACCGAGATCGAAAACTTTGTAAAAGCCAACAATATACAGGCAGGTTTCATCGTGACTTGTGTAGGTGGTCTCAGCCAAGCTTGTATGCGTATGGCTGGCGCCCTGCCTGATAAGCAAGACATCCGTACCTACGAAGGCGACTTCGAAATAACTTCACTCGTAGGAACTGTAAGTGTTAATGGCGTCCACCTCCATATGGCTGTATCAGACAAAGATGGCCATAGTTTTGGCGGCCATCTCAAAGAGGGTACCATCATCCATCCGACTGCTGAGATTGTGATTGGAGAGGATGAGTCTGTTACCTATACGCGAGAACTGGATGAAGAAACTGGTTTTCCAGAACTGGTTGTTAGGACAAATAAATAA
- a CDS encoding DUF3892 domain-containing protein encodes MSIQITHIRKPDRNSPHEAISHYGCPKKDGTLGVYERESFIKWLEDNNEKAYVPDGSHTVWCGIRDNGRIKYLQTYADKTWTNNLLSLPQY; translated from the coding sequence ATGTCGATTCAAATTACACATATCCGGAAACCCGACCGGAATAGCCCCCATGAGGCGATCTCGCACTACGGTTGCCCGAAGAAAGATGGCACATTGGGTGTCTATGAACGTGAGTCATTTATTAAATGGCTCGAGGATAACAACGAGAAAGCCTATGTGCCCGACGGCTCTCATACGGTCTGGTGCGGTATACGTGACAATGGCCGCATCAAATATCTACAGACTTATGCCGACAAAACGTGGACGAATAACCTTCTTTCGCTACCTCAGTACTAG
- a CDS encoding AAA family ATPase, protein MKHHENVKIVAFVGLAGSGKSTAVEYLTQKNYPKVYFGGVIYDAMREAGLTPGDWAVETPFREEIREREGKDFVVLRINKQIKDLIAAGQHRIIADGLYSWTEYKIMKHEFPGELIVVAVVAPKHLRHSRLANRPERPLTSTEVDQRDWAEIENLEKGGPIAIADYYVTNDSTVEPFYKQIDTILKDIDF, encoded by the coding sequence ATGAAACATCACGAAAATGTCAAAATTGTTGCATTCGTTGGACTGGCCGGAAGCGGAAAAAGCACAGCAGTTGAATATCTTACCCAAAAGAATTACCCAAAAGTATATTTTGGTGGCGTTATTTATGACGCCATGCGCGAAGCGGGACTGACTCCTGGCGACTGGGCAGTCGAGACTCCCTTTCGGGAAGAAATACGAGAACGCGAAGGTAAAGATTTTGTCGTGCTCCGCATCAATAAACAAATAAAGGATCTCATTGCGGCGGGGCAACATCGCATCATTGCCGATGGTCTCTATAGCTGGACCGAATATAAGATCATGAAGCATGAGTTTCCCGGTGAGTTGATAGTGGTCGCAGTTGTTGCGCCGAAGCATCTCCGTCATAGCCGGCTAGCCAATCGTCCTGAACGCCCTCTCACCTCTACTGAAGTCGATCAACGCGACTGGGCCGAAATCGAAAACTTGGAAAAGGGTGGCCCGATCGCTATTGCCGATTATTATGTGACAAACGACAGCACTGTCGAGCCATTTTACAAACAAATCGATACAATTCTCAAGGACATCGATTTTTAA
- a CDS encoding HAD-IA family hydrolase produces MIRGIILDCFGVLYVDASKVYFANFPKLHDELYDLNKLSDHGFIGKDDYITSVAKITGVSEAETADAFQKEYVINDEIIDWLKRDIKPHFKIALLSNIGRGWIQDFFDEHQLHDLFDVVVLSGEEGVTKPNPIIFERAAERLGLEPYECLMVDDRQDNVEGAQTAGMQGVLFVSNHQLKEAVRAVAAEKEIL; encoded by the coding sequence ATGATACGCGGTATTATATTAGACTGTTTTGGCGTGCTGTACGTGGATGCAAGCAAAGTGTATTTTGCTAATTTTCCCAAACTTCACGATGAATTATATGATCTCAATAAACTCTCTGATCATGGATTTATCGGAAAAGATGACTATATCACGAGCGTTGCAAAAATAACAGGGGTAAGTGAGGCTGAAACGGCCGATGCTTTCCAGAAAGAATATGTAATTAATGATGAGATTATTGATTGGTTGAAACGGGATATAAAGCCTCATTTCAAAATCGCACTCCTTAGCAACATAGGCAGAGGGTGGATTCAGGATTTTTTTGACGAGCACCAGCTTCACGATTTGTTCGACGTCGTCGTTCTCTCGGGAGAAGAAGGAGTTACTAAGCCGAATCCGATCATTTTTGAACGGGCGGCGGAGCGGTTGGGCCTAGAACCCTACGAGTGCCTTATGGTTGATGATCGACAAGATAACGTCGAAGGTGCTCAAACGGCGGGTATGCAAGGAGTGCTATTCGTGTCAAACCATCAATTAAAAGAGGCTGTGCGAGCTGTTGCGGCGGAAAAGGAGATCTTATGA
- the mutM gene encoding bifunctional DNA-formamidopyrimidine glycosylase/DNA-(apurinic or apyrimidinic site) lyase: MPELPEVETVRRGLASLIIGRTVREVTHDTPKSFPNAEKDVKAFLLGAKITDVRRRAKVLLIDLSTGYTLVIHLKMTGQLVYRGEAVFGAGHPNDSLIGELPDRSTRVIFTFEDGSHLYFNDQRKFGWVKLLPTLEVPNIDFMKKAGPEPLEATFTPEAFEERFKRRAKTSIKAALLDQTVVAGVGNIYADESLWGAKVHPLRLVGTLNSQEFKQLYKELRAVMNLAIEKGGSTDKNYVNAEGKRGSYMDFACVFRREGKPCPRCGTTIIKFKAAGRGTHICPYCQKR, translated from the coding sequence ATGCCCGAACTACCAGAAGTTGAGACGGTACGTCGTGGGCTTGCAAGCTTGATAATTGGAAGAACTGTACGCGAAGTAACGCACGATACACCAAAGAGTTTTCCGAATGCCGAAAAAGATGTAAAGGCCTTTTTGCTTGGGGCAAAAATAACAGATGTACGCCGCCGCGCTAAAGTACTTTTAATTGACTTATCTACAGGATATACATTGGTAATCCACCTAAAGATGACTGGGCAATTGGTATATCGCGGCGAGGCTGTTTTTGGTGCTGGGCATCCGAACGATAGTTTGATAGGCGAACTGCCCGACCGCTCAACTCGGGTTATTTTTACATTTGAAGATGGCTCTCACCTCTATTTTAATGATCAGCGGAAGTTTGGATGGGTAAAGCTGTTGCCGACCCTGGAGGTGCCGAACATTGATTTTATGAAAAAAGCAGGGCCGGAGCCGCTTGAGGCAACCTTTACACCAGAAGCTTTTGAGGAGCGGTTCAAGCGCCGGGCAAAAACAAGTATCAAGGCAGCATTGCTGGATCAGACAGTAGTAGCAGGTGTGGGGAATATTTATGCGGACGAGAGCCTTTGGGGCGCAAAAGTTCATCCACTCCGGCTTGTTGGAACTCTGAATAGCCAGGAATTTAAACAGTTATACAAAGAACTTCGCGCGGTTATGAACCTGGCAATAGAGAAGGGCGGTAGCACGGATAAAAATTATGTGAATGCCGAAGGTAAGCGAGGGAGTTACATGGATTTTGCCTGCGTATTTCGGCGTGAGGGCAAGCCATGTCCGCGTTGTGGCACCACGATTATAAAGTTTAAGGCGGCAGGGCGCGGAACGCACATTTGTCCGTATTGCCAAAAGCGGTAG
- a CDS encoding methyltransferase domain-containing protein, translated as MNDTPWQDLHNRYKDQDWIDKPSLFAQTAITYFPSKGRVLDLGAGQGQDSRYFAEHGYDVASTDLEETALEQSRSKLPDELKQKITIRKIDLREELPFEDGVFDVVYAHLSLHYFDYETTVRLFDEIQRVMKPGGILAFFTNSIHDPQYNTGTKLEEDYFQIGDKAKRYFSVSTARAFTKYFDVSLLDDQGETYKDNAIGVHNLIRFIGAKRAHQPFTMAIPYCGAIVEREQNGEKEVLMQTRWKPHRDPVYSGTLEFPAGVLDKPFEDVHDALAREIKEEAGLTLKAIKQDNRTPALGTGKDDSVIGFRPYCCTQQLNNGKPWIGFVFICEVEPGEPTAQLSEAKDAKWMKVSEVKELYEKSPEKFFGLELPAWHYYFNEMGERA; from the coding sequence ATGAATGATACACCTTGGCAAGATCTTCACAATCGATACAAAGACCAAGACTGGATAGATAAACCGTCGTTATTTGCGCAAACCGCAATAACCTATTTCCCATCCAAAGGCCGCGTGCTTGATCTTGGCGCGGGTCAAGGCCAGGATAGCCGCTACTTTGCCGAACACGGTTATGATGTTGCGAGTACCGACCTTGAAGAAACGGCGCTTGAGCAAAGTAGGTCAAAATTGCCAGATGAGTTAAAGCAAAAGATAACTATCCGAAAGATAGACTTGCGCGAAGAGCTGCCATTTGAGGATGGCGTGTTCGATGTGGTGTATGCTCATCTTTCGCTGCACTATTTTGACTACGAAACGACCGTGCGTTTATTTGACGAGATACAACGCGTAATGAAGCCCGGCGGAATATTAGCTTTCTTTACCAACTCAATACATGATCCACAGTACAACACCGGCACCAAACTCGAGGAAGACTATTTTCAGATTGGCGACAAGGCAAAACGATATTTCAGCGTGAGTACTGCCCGAGCTTTTACTAAGTACTTCGACGTATCACTACTTGATGACCAGGGCGAAACATACAAAGACAACGCCATAGGCGTACACAATCTCATCCGCTTTATTGGCGCTAAGCGAGCGCACCAGCCCTTCACAATGGCTATTCCGTACTGTGGTGCTATCGTTGAGCGAGAACAAAACGGCGAAAAAGAGGTGCTCATGCAAACCCGCTGGAAGCCTCACCGTGACCCTGTCTACTCGGGCACACTCGAATTTCCGGCTGGCGTTCTGGATAAACCCTTTGAAGATGTCCATGACGCCTTAGCGCGTGAGATCAAAGAAGAGGCCGGTCTGACGCTCAAGGCTATTAAGCAAGATAATCGGACACCGGCTCTCGGCACCGGCAAAGATGATAGTGTCATCGGCTTTCGCCCCTATTGCTGCACACAACAACTCAATAACGGTAAACCTTGGATCGGCTTTGTTTTTATTTGTGAAGTAGAACCTGGCGAGCCTACAGCACAACTAAGTGAAGCCAAAGATGCCAAATGGATGAAGGTAAGCGAAGTCAAAGAGCTATATGAAAAGTCGCCAGAAAAGTTCTTTGGCTTAGAGCTTCCAGCTTGGCACTATTACTTCAATGAGATGGGGGAACGGGCATGA
- the dut gene encoding dUTP diphosphatase: MKVKVINKSHHSLPSYQTEHAAAMDAHAFLPDGPIKLEPFERVAVSTGLFIAVPVGYELQVRSRSGLSFKHGIIVVNSPGTVDADYRGEVKVLLANISHEPYEIQDGDRIAQLVIAQCTQAEWQEVGELDETARGEGGFGHTGR; encoded by the coding sequence ATGAAAGTAAAAGTTATCAACAAATCACATCACTCACTTCCGTCGTATCAGACTGAACATGCAGCCGCCATGGACGCGCATGCGTTTCTGCCGGATGGTCCTATAAAGCTGGAGCCGTTTGAGCGAGTAGCTGTATCTACCGGGTTATTTATAGCGGTGCCTGTTGGATATGAATTACAGGTGCGTTCGCGGAGCGGTTTATCTTTCAAGCATGGCATTATAGTAGTTAATTCGCCGGGTACCGTAGATGCGGACTACAGGGGAGAGGTGAAGGTGCTGCTTGCTAATATTTCTCACGAACCATACGAAATTCAGGATGGTGACCGTATCGCTCAATTAGTGATTGCTCAGTGTACGCAGGCTGAATGGCAGGAGGTGGGCGAATTGGATGAAACAGCTCGTGGCGAAGGTGGCTTTGGCCACACGGGAAGGTAA
- the rpsT gene encoding 30S ribosomal protein S20 produces the protein MPIIKSAIKRMKQTAKRRERNVGIKRDIKSAVKAFIAKPTSEGLSAAHSELDTAVKKKLLKKNTVARRKSQLAKVAKDAGVKLAASKKATPKTATAKKPAAKKETVAKAPAKKTPAKKPAAKKPAAKKA, from the coding sequence ATGCCAATCATCAAATCAGCTATTAAACGAATGAAGCAGACCGCGAAGCGCCGCGAGCGCAACGTTGGTATTAAGCGTGACATTAAATCTGCGGTAAAAGCATTTATTGCAAAGCCAACGAGCGAGGGTCTTTCGGCGGCTCACAGCGAGCTTGATACGGCCGTTAAAAAGAAGCTTCTTAAGAAAAACACTGTTGCACGTCGCAAAAGCCAACTTGCGAAAGTTGCGAAAGACGCCGGCGTCAAACTAGCCGCAAGTAAAAAAGCAACGCCAAAAACGGCCACAGCTAAAAAGCCTGCTGCCAAAAAAGAGACCGTAGCAAAAGCACCGGCTAAAAAGACTCCTGCCAAAAAACCAGCGGCCAAGAAGCCTGCTGCTAAAAAAGCCTAA